Proteins encoded by one window of Nasonia vitripennis strain AsymCx chromosome 5, Nvit_psr_1.1, whole genome shotgun sequence:
- the LOC100119203 gene encoding neurotrimin isoform X1, with protein sequence MSLNRVVLAVPATRASKPSLGLILPLLLLLLLLLSQLLVVEASVEGRQARNFQFYGKNSNHHVSHDVSTPEENDSQMPILAEPILNVTVSVGRDALLACVVDNLRNYKVAWVRVDTQTILSIHRNVITQNPRISLSVTDHRTWYLHIKNVQEIDRGWYMCQVNTDPMRSRSGYLQVVVPPSFVTKETSTDMVVREASNVTLTCKATGYPEPYVMWQREDSKNINYNGESVDVVNGEVLHITKISRLHMGAYLCIAANGVPPRVSTRVVLKVQFPPMLSIPNQLEGAYIGQDVTLECHTEAYPDSINYWTTEHGTMIVSGNYRSVVGDKYEAEITKSGYNQYMKLKIRNVGPEDFGSYKCVAQNSLGGTDGVIKLDEIPAPSTTTPASNHVTYSIRKNGKNGNRKLHNRPNDYEVEEWRDSDYKREYGMPSTRPGEGDDGEDSDDLPSSGALSLAPTSGPEVAFSLFLLLLSQVLVPALARR encoded by the exons GTCGCCAGGCCAGGAATTTCCAGTTTTACGGCAAGAATTCTAATCACCACGTGTCACACGACGTCTCGACACCGGAGGAAAATG ATTCGCAGATGCCCATCCTGGCGGAGCCGATACTCAACGTCACGGTCAGCGTCGGCCGGGACGCCCTGCTCGCCTGTGTCGTCGACAACCTGCGAAATTACAAG GTCGCTTGGGTTCGGGTAGACACCCAGACGATTCTCTCGATACACCGCAACGTGATCACGCAAAATCCTCGGATATCGCTCTCGGTCACCGATCACCGCACCTGGTATCTCCACATAAAAAACGTCCAGGAGATCGACAGGGGATGGTACATGTGTCAAGTGAACACGGACCCCATGAGAAGTCGCTCGGGCTACCTGCAGGTCGTCG TGCCGCCGTCTTTCGTTACCAAGGAGACCAGCACGGACATGGTTGTGCGGGAAGCTTCGAACGTGACGCTGACTTGTAAGGCGACTGGATATCCCGAGCCCTACGTTATGTGGCAGCGCGAGGACAGCAAAAACATCAACTACAACGGAGAGAGCG TCGACGTTGTCAATGGAGAAGTACTGCATATCACAAAAATTAGTCGTTTGCACATGGGCGCATATCTGTGTATCGCTGCTAATGGAGTACCTCCAAGAGTCAGCACGAGGGTCGTTTTGAAAGTGCAGT TTCCGCCAATGTTATCCATACCCAATCAATTAGAGGGAGCCTATATTGGGCAGGATGTGACTTTGGAATGTCACACGGAAGCTTATCCTGATTCAATTAATTATTGGACCACCGAGCACGGCACCATGATTGTTTCAG GCAATTATCGCTCGGTCGTAGGTGACAAATACGAGGCAGAAATTACGAAAAGTGGATATAATCAGtatatgaaattgaaaattcgaaacgTTGGGCCTGAAGACTTTGGCTCTTACAAATGCGTCGCTCAGAATTCGCTCGGCGGTACTGACGGCGTCATCAAGTTGGATG AAATTCCAGCACCATCGACTACTACTCCAGCGTCAAATCACGTGACTTATTCCATTAGGAAAAATg GAAAAAATGGTAATAGAAAGCTGCACAATCGTCCGAACGACTATGAAGTAGAGGAATGGCGAGATTCAG ATTACAAGCGTGAGTACGGCATGCCTTCGACGAGGCCAGGCGAAGGTGACGACGGGGAGGACAGCGACGACCTGCCGTCCTCGGGAGCTTTGAGCCTGGCACCGACGTCGGGGCCGGAGGTCGCGTTCTCGCTCTTCCTACTGCTGCTCTCCCAGGTGCTTGTGCCGGCGCTAGCCCGCAGGTGA
- the LOC100119203 gene encoding neurotrimin isoform X3 gives MAVVLLLLAIHLVFLDSVHCRQARNFQFYGKNSNHHVSHDVSTPEENDSQMPILAEPILNVTVSVGRDALLACVVDNLRNYKVAWVRVDTQTILSIHRNVITQNPRISLSVTDHRTWYLHIKNVQEIDRGWYMCQVNTDPMRSRSGYLQVVVPPSFVTKETSTDMVVREASNVTLTCKATGYPEPYVMWQREDSKNINYNGESVDVVNGEVLHITKISRLHMGAYLCIAANGVPPRVSTRVVLKVQFPPMLSIPNQLEGAYIGQDVTLECHTEAYPDSINYWTTEHGTMIVSGNYRSVVGDKYEAEITKSGYNQYMKLKIRNVGPEDFGSYKCVAQNSLGGTDGVIKLDEIPAPSTTTPASNHVTYSIRKNGKNGNRKLHNRPNDYEVEEWRDSDYKREYGMPSTRPGEGDDGEDSDDLPSSGALSLAPTSGPEVAFSLFLLLLSQVLVPALARR, from the exons GTCGCCAGGCCAGGAATTTCCAGTTTTACGGCAAGAATTCTAATCACCACGTGTCACACGACGTCTCGACACCGGAGGAAAATG ATTCGCAGATGCCCATCCTGGCGGAGCCGATACTCAACGTCACGGTCAGCGTCGGCCGGGACGCCCTGCTCGCCTGTGTCGTCGACAACCTGCGAAATTACAAG GTCGCTTGGGTTCGGGTAGACACCCAGACGATTCTCTCGATACACCGCAACGTGATCACGCAAAATCCTCGGATATCGCTCTCGGTCACCGATCACCGCACCTGGTATCTCCACATAAAAAACGTCCAGGAGATCGACAGGGGATGGTACATGTGTCAAGTGAACACGGACCCCATGAGAAGTCGCTCGGGCTACCTGCAGGTCGTCG TGCCGCCGTCTTTCGTTACCAAGGAGACCAGCACGGACATGGTTGTGCGGGAAGCTTCGAACGTGACGCTGACTTGTAAGGCGACTGGATATCCCGAGCCCTACGTTATGTGGCAGCGCGAGGACAGCAAAAACATCAACTACAACGGAGAGAGCG TCGACGTTGTCAATGGAGAAGTACTGCATATCACAAAAATTAGTCGTTTGCACATGGGCGCATATCTGTGTATCGCTGCTAATGGAGTACCTCCAAGAGTCAGCACGAGGGTCGTTTTGAAAGTGCAGT TTCCGCCAATGTTATCCATACCCAATCAATTAGAGGGAGCCTATATTGGGCAGGATGTGACTTTGGAATGTCACACGGAAGCTTATCCTGATTCAATTAATTATTGGACCACCGAGCACGGCACCATGATTGTTTCAG GCAATTATCGCTCGGTCGTAGGTGACAAATACGAGGCAGAAATTACGAAAAGTGGATATAATCAGtatatgaaattgaaaattcgaaacgTTGGGCCTGAAGACTTTGGCTCTTACAAATGCGTCGCTCAGAATTCGCTCGGCGGTACTGACGGCGTCATCAAGTTGGATG AAATTCCAGCACCATCGACTACTACTCCAGCGTCAAATCACGTGACTTATTCCATTAGGAAAAATg GAAAAAATGGTAATAGAAAGCTGCACAATCGTCCGAACGACTATGAAGTAGAGGAATGGCGAGATTCAG ATTACAAGCGTGAGTACGGCATGCCTTCGACGAGGCCAGGCGAAGGTGACGACGGGGAGGACAGCGACGACCTGCCGTCCTCGGGAGCTTTGAGCCTGGCACCGACGTCGGGGCCGGAGGTCGCGTTCTCGCTCTTCCTACTGCTGCTCTCCCAGGTGCTTGTGCCGGCGCTAGCCCGCAGGTGA
- the LOC100119203 gene encoding neurotrimin isoform X2, translated as MSLNRVVLAVPATRASKPSLGLILPLLLLLLLLLSQLLVVEASVEGRQARNFQFYGKNSNHHVSHDVSTPEENDSQMPILAEPILNVTVSVGRDALLACVVDNLRNYKVAWVRVDTQTILSIHRNVITQNPRISLSVTDHRTWYLHIKNVQEIDRGWYMCQVNTDPMRSRSGYLQVVVPPSFVTKETSTDMVVREASNVTLTCKATGYPEPYVMWQREDSKNINYNGESVDVVNGEVLHITKISRLHMGAYLCIAANGVPPRVSTRVVLKVQFPPMLSIPNQLEGAYIGQDVTLECHTEAYPDSINYWTTEHGTMIVSGNYRSVVGDKYEAEITKSGYNQYMKLKIRNVGPEDFGSYKCVAQNSLGGTDGVIKLDEIPAPSTTTPASNHVTYSIRKNDYKREYGMPSTRPGEGDDGEDSDDLPSSGALSLAPTSGPEVAFSLFLLLLSQVLVPALARR; from the exons GTCGCCAGGCCAGGAATTTCCAGTTTTACGGCAAGAATTCTAATCACCACGTGTCACACGACGTCTCGACACCGGAGGAAAATG ATTCGCAGATGCCCATCCTGGCGGAGCCGATACTCAACGTCACGGTCAGCGTCGGCCGGGACGCCCTGCTCGCCTGTGTCGTCGACAACCTGCGAAATTACAAG GTCGCTTGGGTTCGGGTAGACACCCAGACGATTCTCTCGATACACCGCAACGTGATCACGCAAAATCCTCGGATATCGCTCTCGGTCACCGATCACCGCACCTGGTATCTCCACATAAAAAACGTCCAGGAGATCGACAGGGGATGGTACATGTGTCAAGTGAACACGGACCCCATGAGAAGTCGCTCGGGCTACCTGCAGGTCGTCG TGCCGCCGTCTTTCGTTACCAAGGAGACCAGCACGGACATGGTTGTGCGGGAAGCTTCGAACGTGACGCTGACTTGTAAGGCGACTGGATATCCCGAGCCCTACGTTATGTGGCAGCGCGAGGACAGCAAAAACATCAACTACAACGGAGAGAGCG TCGACGTTGTCAATGGAGAAGTACTGCATATCACAAAAATTAGTCGTTTGCACATGGGCGCATATCTGTGTATCGCTGCTAATGGAGTACCTCCAAGAGTCAGCACGAGGGTCGTTTTGAAAGTGCAGT TTCCGCCAATGTTATCCATACCCAATCAATTAGAGGGAGCCTATATTGGGCAGGATGTGACTTTGGAATGTCACACGGAAGCTTATCCTGATTCAATTAATTATTGGACCACCGAGCACGGCACCATGATTGTTTCAG GCAATTATCGCTCGGTCGTAGGTGACAAATACGAGGCAGAAATTACGAAAAGTGGATATAATCAGtatatgaaattgaaaattcgaaacgTTGGGCCTGAAGACTTTGGCTCTTACAAATGCGTCGCTCAGAATTCGCTCGGCGGTACTGACGGCGTCATCAAGTTGGATG AAATTCCAGCACCATCGACTACTACTCCAGCGTCAAATCACGTGACTTATTCCATTAGGAAAAATg ATTACAAGCGTGAGTACGGCATGCCTTCGACGAGGCCAGGCGAAGGTGACGACGGGGAGGACAGCGACGACCTGCCGTCCTCGGGAGCTTTGAGCCTGGCACCGACGTCGGGGCCGGAGGTCGCGTTCTCGCTCTTCCTACTGCTGCTCTCCCAGGTGCTTGTGCCGGCGCTAGCCCGCAGGTGA
- the LOC100119203 gene encoding neurotrimin isoform X4, translating into MPILAEPILNVTVSVGRDALLACVVDNLRNYKVAWVRVDTQTILSIHRNVITQNPRISLSVTDHRTWYLHIKNVQEIDRGWYMCQVNTDPMRSRSGYLQVVVPPSFVTKETSTDMVVREASNVTLTCKATGYPEPYVMWQREDSKNINYNGESVDVVNGEVLHITKISRLHMGAYLCIAANGVPPRVSTRVVLKVQFPPMLSIPNQLEGAYIGQDVTLECHTEAYPDSINYWTTEHGTMIVSGNYRSVVGDKYEAEITKSGYNQYMKLKIRNVGPEDFGSYKCVAQNSLGGTDGVIKLDEIPAPSTTTPASNHVTYSIRKNGKNGNRKLHNRPNDYEVEEWRDSDYKREYGMPSTRPGEGDDGEDSDDLPSSGALSLAPTSGPEVAFSLFLLLLSQVLVPALARR; encoded by the exons ATGCCCATCCTGGCGGAGCCGATACTCAACGTCACGGTCAGCGTCGGCCGGGACGCCCTGCTCGCCTGTGTCGTCGACAACCTGCGAAATTACAAG GTCGCTTGGGTTCGGGTAGACACCCAGACGATTCTCTCGATACACCGCAACGTGATCACGCAAAATCCTCGGATATCGCTCTCGGTCACCGATCACCGCACCTGGTATCTCCACATAAAAAACGTCCAGGAGATCGACAGGGGATGGTACATGTGTCAAGTGAACACGGACCCCATGAGAAGTCGCTCGGGCTACCTGCAGGTCGTCG TGCCGCCGTCTTTCGTTACCAAGGAGACCAGCACGGACATGGTTGTGCGGGAAGCTTCGAACGTGACGCTGACTTGTAAGGCGACTGGATATCCCGAGCCCTACGTTATGTGGCAGCGCGAGGACAGCAAAAACATCAACTACAACGGAGAGAGCG TCGACGTTGTCAATGGAGAAGTACTGCATATCACAAAAATTAGTCGTTTGCACATGGGCGCATATCTGTGTATCGCTGCTAATGGAGTACCTCCAAGAGTCAGCACGAGGGTCGTTTTGAAAGTGCAGT TTCCGCCAATGTTATCCATACCCAATCAATTAGAGGGAGCCTATATTGGGCAGGATGTGACTTTGGAATGTCACACGGAAGCTTATCCTGATTCAATTAATTATTGGACCACCGAGCACGGCACCATGATTGTTTCAG GCAATTATCGCTCGGTCGTAGGTGACAAATACGAGGCAGAAATTACGAAAAGTGGATATAATCAGtatatgaaattgaaaattcgaaacgTTGGGCCTGAAGACTTTGGCTCTTACAAATGCGTCGCTCAGAATTCGCTCGGCGGTACTGACGGCGTCATCAAGTTGGATG AAATTCCAGCACCATCGACTACTACTCCAGCGTCAAATCACGTGACTTATTCCATTAGGAAAAATg GAAAAAATGGTAATAGAAAGCTGCACAATCGTCCGAACGACTATGAAGTAGAGGAATGGCGAGATTCAG ATTACAAGCGTGAGTACGGCATGCCTTCGACGAGGCCAGGCGAAGGTGACGACGGGGAGGACAGCGACGACCTGCCGTCCTCGGGAGCTTTGAGCCTGGCACCGACGTCGGGGCCGGAGGTCGCGTTCTCGCTCTTCCTACTGCTGCTCTCCCAGGTGCTTGTGCCGGCGCTAGCCCGCAGGTGA